One Nitrosomonas sp. PY1 DNA window includes the following coding sequences:
- the mltG gene encoding endolytic transglycosylase MltG yields the protein MRTLTSILFAIVLVIMLAVSWLYLHVHSSITLPKKPFELSIQSGSNLNQVAEQLVEAGIIPTKWSFVLLARYLDQESAIKAGDYEISENLTQVALLHYLTKGDSKQREITFIEGWTFAQLRKTLNNHPDVKHDSIALSELQILQHIGAAETLAEGLFFPDTYFFVRGDSDLNIFRRAYQAMQSHLQTYWLARCESLPLTTPYEALILASIIEKETGLESDRAEIAGVFVNRLRKGMRLQTDPTVIYGMGKEFDGNLRKKDLLADHTYNTYTRSGLPPTPIALPSLASIRAALNPAQTEALYFVAKGNGESHFSTNLIDHNKAVNEYQKRQK from the coding sequence ATGCGCACGCTAACAAGCATTCTGTTTGCTATTGTATTGGTAATAATGTTGGCGGTAAGTTGGCTTTATTTGCACGTTCATTCATCCATTACCCTACCAAAGAAACCCTTTGAATTATCGATTCAATCGGGCAGTAACCTTAATCAAGTCGCCGAACAATTGGTTGAGGCAGGTATAATTCCGACCAAGTGGTCTTTCGTTTTGCTTGCACGTTACTTGGATCAAGAATCTGCAATTAAAGCAGGTGATTATGAAATTTCAGAAAACCTGACTCAGGTCGCATTGCTGCATTATTTGACAAAAGGTGACAGTAAACAAAGAGAAATAACGTTTATTGAGGGCTGGACATTTGCGCAATTACGTAAGACACTCAATAATCACCCTGATGTCAAGCATGATTCGATTGCGCTCAGTGAATTGCAAATACTGCAGCATATTGGTGCCGCTGAAACATTAGCGGAAGGGCTTTTTTTCCCGGATACTTATTTCTTTGTTCGTGGTGACAGTGACCTTAATATTTTTCGTCGTGCTTATCAGGCGATGCAAAGCCATCTGCAGACATATTGGTTGGCGCGCTGCGAATCACTGCCGCTTACTACACCTTATGAGGCTTTGATTCTTGCTTCAATCATTGAAAAAGAAACAGGATTGGAAAGTGACCGAGCCGAAATCGCTGGGGTTTTCGTCAATCGACTTCGAAAGGGGATGCGTTTGCAAACAGATCCAACAGTTATTTATGGTATGGGTAAAGAATTTGACGGTAATTTGCGCAAAAAGGATTTGCTTGCAGATCATACTTATAATACCTATACTCGCTCGGGGTTACCTCCTACCCCAATTGCGTTGCCCAGTCTTGCTTCTATCCGTGCTGCACTAAATCCAGCTCAAACCGAAGCATTGTATTTTGTTGCAAAAGGCAATGGTGAGTCACATTTTTCCACTAACTTAATCGATCATAATAAAGCGGTCAATGAATATCAGAAACGACAAAAATGA
- the fabF gene encoding beta-ketoacyl-ACP synthase II produces MSKRRVVVTGLGIVSPVGNTVESAWENIISGKSGITRISRFDASNFTSQIAGEVKDFDIQKYLSVKEARRMDTFIHFGMAAGIQAIRDANLEDLTHLDAERIGVNIGSGIGGLPMIENTDAVYHAGGPRKISPFFIPSTIINMIAGNLSIMYGYKGPNIAIVTACTTATHSIGHSARMIEYGDADVMICGGAESCVTPLAIGGFSAAKALSTSNDNPASASRPWDIARDGFVLGEGAGVLVIEEMHHAQKRGAKIYAELAGFGMSSDAFHMTAPSDDGEGAARCMSGALKNAAINVDEVDYVNAHGTSTPLGDFAETVAVKRCFGNHSNKLAISSTKSMTGHLLGAAGGVEAIFSVLAIHHQIAPPTINLVNQDPQCDLDYVPNVAREMPIKVTLSNSFGFGGTNGTLVFRKI; encoded by the coding sequence TTGTCCAAACGTAGAGTGGTAGTCACTGGATTAGGTATTGTCTCGCCTGTCGGAAATACAGTAGAAAGCGCTTGGGAAAATATCATTTCAGGTAAATCTGGAATTACTAGGATTAGCCGGTTTGATGCTTCTAATTTCACTTCACAAATTGCTGGTGAAGTGAAGGATTTTGATATACAAAAATATCTGTCGGTCAAAGAAGCAAGGCGTATGGATACTTTTATTCACTTTGGTATGGCAGCCGGGATTCAAGCTATCCGTGATGCGAATCTGGAGGATTTGACGCATCTTGATGCGGAAAGAATTGGCGTCAATATCGGATCAGGTATTGGTGGATTGCCAATGATAGAGAATACTGATGCTGTTTATCATGCGGGTGGACCTCGTAAAATATCTCCCTTCTTTATTCCCAGCACTATCATTAACATGATCGCCGGTAATTTATCCATTATGTACGGATATAAAGGACCCAATATAGCGATCGTTACCGCATGCACTACTGCTACGCATAGTATTGGTCACTCGGCACGGATGATTGAGTACGGTGATGCAGACGTCATGATATGCGGAGGTGCGGAATCCTGCGTGACACCGCTTGCCATTGGTGGTTTTTCTGCTGCTAAAGCGCTGTCGACAAGTAATGATAATCCTGCATCTGCGAGTCGTCCTTGGGATATTGCCAGAGATGGTTTTGTACTTGGAGAAGGCGCCGGTGTTTTAGTAATAGAAGAAATGCATCATGCTCAGAAACGCGGCGCAAAAATTTATGCGGAACTGGCAGGTTTTGGCATGAGTTCGGATGCATTTCATATGACAGCTCCCAGTGATGATGGAGAGGGTGCGGCTCGATGCATGTCGGGTGCGTTGAAAAATGCAGCAATTAACGTTGATGAAGTCGATTATGTTAATGCGCATGGTACCTCTACACCGCTTGGTGATTTTGCTGAAACGGTTGCGGTTAAGCGTTGTTTTGGTAATCATTCAAACAAACTCGCGATTAGCTCAACAAAATCGATGACAGGACACTTATTGGGTGCCGCGGGTGGAGTAGAGGCCATATTTTCTGTGCTTGCAATCCATCACCAAATTGCACCGCCTACGATTAATCTCGTCAACCAAGATCCCCAATGCGATTTGGACTATGTTCCGAATGTGGCTAGAGAAATGCCTATTAAGGTTACATTATCCAATTCCTTCGGATTTGGAGGTACAAACGGAACACTTGTGTTTCGAAAAATTTAA